A single genomic interval of Eleutherodactylus coqui strain aEleCoq1 chromosome 3, aEleCoq1.hap1, whole genome shotgun sequence harbors:
- the LOC136621181 gene encoding platelet glycoprotein IX-like, with protein sequence MLIGPNLILLGIWFLTVAHGNYCPVQCKCINLTVSTIRVDCSSQNLKNVPPLPKETDELYLQDNLLTLVPPGAFDNLRNLKKLNLSSNPLHCDCKIWYLIMWLSDRNMDGVSGIKCVYPSSLYGKPVSQLRRDEITSCLRRTRLCSDFLFNDAFLYAFLSLLLFLMILCLKTFKMIKFKIKVSDNDIELRTY encoded by the coding sequence ATGCTGATTGGTCCAAATCTAATACTTCTTGGGATCTGGTTCCTGACAGTTGCTCATGGAAATTATTGCCCTGTACAATGTAAATGTATAAACTTGACTGTTAGTACAATACGGGTGGACTGCAGCTCCCAGAACCTGAAGAACGTTCCACCCCTACCAAAGGAAACAGATGAGTTGTACCTACAGGATAACTTATTAACGTTAGTCCCTCCTGGGGCTTTTGATAACTTGAGAAACTTAAAAAAGTTGAATTTATCTTCCAATCCATTGCATTGTGACTGCAAGATCTGGTACTTAATTATGTGGCTCTCTGATAGAAACATGGACGGAGTCAGCGGGATAAAATGTGTCTATCCCTCTTCGCTGTATGGGAAACCAGTCAGCCAGTTAAGAAGAGACGAAATCACTTCTTGCTTGAGGCGCACAAGACTGTGTTCAGACTTTCTATTTAATGATGCCTTTCTTTACGCTTTCCTTTCTCTCTTGCTCTTTCTAATGATCTTATGCTTGAAAACTTTCAAAATGATAAAGTTTAAAATCAAAGTAAGTGATAATGACATTGAGTTAAGGACATATTAG